One genomic region from Flagellimonas oceani encodes:
- a CDS encoding porin family protein, which translates to MKNLLILFGLIIVSNQSAVAQFGSDPILNLQNEDKKFLNWGYYLGFNQYDFQFEYKDDIGQDILVDKSLGFNVGLIGELRINEFLDARFEPGLLYTARTLGFPGFTTENDALREVRSTYIRFPLLLKASTRRIGNWRPFIVGGVYTSINLGSNEDSLDDNSSGQFRMKQNVYGYEVGFGIDFYTEYFKFTPSIRGVFALTDELVPDADPNSPWTGNIAAMRTRGIFINFTFE; encoded by the coding sequence ATGAAAAATCTCCTGATCCTATTTGGACTTATCATAGTATCGAACCAATCGGCCGTTGCCCAATTTGGAAGTGACCCCATCCTCAACCTTCAGAACGAGGACAAGAAATTTTTGAACTGGGGATATTACCTTGGGTTCAACCAATATGATTTTCAATTTGAGTACAAGGATGATATTGGTCAGGATATATTGGTCGATAAAAGCCTTGGGTTCAACGTTGGCCTGATAGGAGAGCTTAGAATAAACGAATTTTTGGACGCCCGTTTTGAGCCAGGTCTGCTCTATACGGCAAGGACTTTGGGCTTCCCTGGGTTCACCACCGAGAACGACGCGCTTCGCGAGGTCCGCTCCACCTACATTCGATTCCCCTTACTGCTCAAGGCAAGCACCCGAAGAATCGGAAACTGGAGACCATTTATAGTTGGCGGTGTGTATACCTCCATCAATTTAGGGAGCAACGAAGATAGTCTGGACGACAATAGTAGTGGGCAATTTAGGATGAAACAAAATGTGTACGGGTACGAAGTTGGTTTTGGGATTGATTTCTACACCGAATATTTTAAGTTCACTCCGTCCATCAGAGGCGTTTTTGCCCTTACGGACGAGTTGGTGCCCGACGCCGACCCCAACAGCCCTTGGACGGGAAATATCGCTGCCATGCGAACGCGCGGAATCTTCATCAATTTTACTTTTGAATAA
- the ubiE gene encoding bifunctional demethylmenaquinone methyltransferase/2-methoxy-6-polyprenyl-1,4-benzoquinol methylase UbiE — MSEKVKPYKESELGKKEQVKQMFDNISGNYDGLNRVISFGTDIKWRKKIVAFLKEKSPDSILDIATGTGDLAIAMANTGAKNIVGLDLSPGMLEVGKKKVAHKNLQNTIEMVVGDSENLPFEDNSFDAITVAFGVRNFENLEKGLEEIYRVLKPEGHFVVLETSVPTKTPFKQGYQIYTKYVLPSIGNLFSKDRSAYKYLSESASVFPHGEAFNNILKKIGFIGIENKPQTMGVASIYVASK; from the coding sequence ATGTCGGAAAAGGTAAAACCTTACAAAGAATCTGAGCTCGGCAAAAAGGAGCAAGTAAAGCAAATGTTCGATAACATTTCGGGAAACTACGATGGGCTCAACCGTGTTATTTCCTTTGGAACAGATATTAAATGGCGCAAGAAAATAGTGGCTTTTTTAAAGGAGAAATCCCCCGATTCCATTCTCGATATAGCTACCGGCACCGGAGATCTCGCCATCGCCATGGCAAACACAGGGGCAAAAAACATTGTTGGCCTCGACCTTTCTCCCGGAATGTTGGAAGTCGGAAAGAAGAAAGTGGCCCACAAGAATTTACAGAACACTATCGAAATGGTCGTTGGCGATAGCGAAAATCTTCCTTTTGAGGATAATTCTTTCGATGCTATCACGGTTGCCTTTGGTGTACGTAATTTTGAAAATCTGGAAAAAGGACTGGAAGAAATCTACAGGGTCCTGAAGCCCGAAGGTCATTTTGTTGTTTTAGAAACCTCGGTCCCCACAAAGACACCGTTTAAACAAGGTTATCAAATCTACACCAAATATGTACTGCCCTCGATTGGCAATTTATTTTCAAAAGATAGGTCCGCTTACAAATATTTGAGCGAATCGGCCTCAGTTTTTCCTCATGGAGAGGCTTTCAACAATATTTTGAAGAAAATTGGGTTTATAGGAATAGAGAACAAACCACAGACAATGGGTGTAGCATCCATTTATGTTGCTTCAAAATAG
- the trkA gene encoding Trk system potassium transporter TrkA, with protein sequence MRIIIAGAGEVGFHLAKLLSYEAQEITLIDTDKERLSYADTHLDIRVLRGDATSIQVLQDADVDGSDLVIGVTASETTNLTLCVLAKQLGCKRTMARISNTEFMDNRELIKFEQLGIDELISPERLAATEIQLMLNQSAFNDTYQFEEGLLTMFGVILPKTAPFVGKMVKEAARIFPELNFMPIALQRKGTQFTLIPRGDTVFKEGDQVYFITSDKGVEELYKLSGMQKQEIKNVMILGGSKVGYKTARDLCNKKFNVKLIEKNKEKAFDIADELPHALVINGDGRNVELLEEESLESMDAFIAVTGNSETNIMSCLVAKNKKIKKTIALVENMDYFQLSHSIGVDTLINKKLLAANSIFRYIRKGEVLALTRLNNLNAEILEFEVKASSLVNGEIIRELNFPREASIGGVIRNGEGIIALGDFRIAEGDKVVVCCLPKAIPRIEKLFL encoded by the coding sequence ATGAGAATAATTATTGCAGGTGCTGGTGAAGTCGGGTTTCATTTGGCAAAACTATTGTCCTACGAAGCACAGGAAATCACGTTGATCGATACCGATAAGGAACGACTGTCCTATGCGGATACCCATTTGGATATACGCGTGCTGCGAGGGGATGCCACATCGATACAAGTGCTACAGGATGCCGATGTCGACGGCTCCGACCTGGTGATAGGGGTTACCGCTTCGGAGACCACCAATCTAACCCTTTGTGTGCTGGCAAAACAATTGGGGTGCAAGCGTACCATGGCCCGGATTTCGAACACGGAGTTCATGGACAACAGGGAACTGATCAAGTTTGAACAGTTGGGAATCGATGAACTGATTTCCCCCGAGCGGCTTGCCGCCACCGAAATACAGTTAATGCTGAACCAGTCCGCCTTTAACGACACCTATCAGTTTGAAGAAGGATTGTTGACCATGTTCGGTGTCATACTTCCCAAAACCGCACCTTTTGTGGGCAAGATGGTGAAGGAAGCAGCACGGATTTTTCCCGAACTCAACTTTATGCCCATTGCATTGCAACGAAAAGGCACCCAGTTTACCTTGATTCCTAGGGGTGATACTGTTTTTAAAGAAGGTGACCAAGTGTATTTTATTACATCGGATAAAGGAGTTGAAGAACTCTACAAGCTCTCGGGAATGCAAAAGCAGGAGATTAAAAATGTGATGATTCTCGGAGGAAGCAAGGTCGGGTACAAAACGGCCCGTGACCTTTGCAACAAAAAATTCAACGTAAAGCTTATCGAGAAAAATAAGGAAAAGGCCTTTGATATCGCCGACGAATTGCCACATGCACTTGTCATCAATGGGGATGGGCGAAATGTAGAGCTGTTGGAAGAGGAGAGTCTGGAGTCCATGGATGCGTTTATCGCGGTAACGGGCAATTCCGAGACCAACATTATGTCGTGTTTGGTGGCCAAGAACAAGAAAATCAAAAAGACGATTGCCTTGGTGGAGAACATGGATTATTTCCAGTTGTCACATTCCATTGGTGTGGATACGCTCATCAATAAAAAACTGCTTGCGGCTAACAGCATATTCCGATATATCCGAAAAGGGGAGGTGCTCGCACTCACCCGTCTGAACAATTTAAATGCCGAGATCTTGGAGTTCGAGGTGAAGGCGTCGTCGTTGGTGAACGGTGAGATTATCCGAGAGCTCAATTTTCCTAGGGAAGCGAGCATAGGCGGTGTTATCCGCAATGGAGAAGGAATCATTGCGTTGGGTGATTTTAGGATTGCCGAAGGCGATAAAGTGGTGGTCTGTTGTCTGCCCAAAGCCATACCACGGATAGAAAAGCTGTTCCTCTAA
- a CDS encoding TrkH family potassium uptake protein — translation MKLNTRIIIHIMGLLLLCNGSFMLLAALASGIYKDGATMDIMLSAIVTMLFGMMAMFYTRGHKKEVKKKEGYIVVTFGWIVMSISGMLPYLFSGSIPSITDAFFETMSGYTTTGASILDDIEALPEGILLWRSLTHWIGGMGIIVLAIAILPLLGIGGMQLFSAEAPGPGGDKLHPRITDTAKRLWLIYFGYTVLETLLLKFAGMSFFDAINHALATMSTGGFSTKNASLAYWNDSPIIQYIIIVFMFLAGSNFVLSYFALTGRVKRVFQDEEFKYYFGFVAIFTILATLGVYFKADVPVSDFHPMVWGKAESAFRHTLFQVIAVITTTGFVSADFTSWTHFLTVFFFGLMFLGGSAGSTAGGIKVMRHLLIIKNGILEFKRTLHPNAVIPVRYNQKTVTEHIVYNVVAFFVLYMLLFIIGSLVLGFLGLDFVSAVGGSASSLGNVGPALGSLNPVSNYNSLPAAGKWWCAFLMLLGRLELFTVLIVLTPYFWKKT, via the coding sequence ATGAAGCTCAATACACGTATCATCATCCATATCATGGGGCTTTTGTTGCTTTGCAATGGTTCCTTTATGCTCTTGGCGGCATTGGCCAGCGGCATTTATAAAGATGGCGCCACCATGGACATCATGTTGTCCGCCATTGTAACCATGCTTTTTGGGATGATGGCCATGTTCTATACAAGGGGGCATAAAAAGGAGGTCAAAAAGAAGGAAGGATATATCGTGGTGACCTTCGGCTGGATAGTGATGTCCATTTCAGGAATGTTGCCCTATCTTTTTTCAGGTTCCATTCCATCCATTACAGATGCTTTTTTTGAAACCATGTCCGGTTACACCACAACAGGAGCATCCATATTGGACGATATAGAAGCGCTTCCCGAAGGTATTTTGCTATGGCGAAGCCTTACCCATTGGATCGGGGGAATGGGAATCATTGTTTTGGCCATTGCCATTTTACCACTTTTAGGTATTGGGGGCATGCAGTTGTTCAGTGCCGAAGCGCCAGGCCCCGGCGGGGACAAGCTCCACCCTAGGATTACGGATACGGCAAAGAGGCTTTGGCTCATTTATTTTGGGTACACGGTCTTGGAAACCCTGCTGCTAAAATTTGCGGGGATGTCCTTTTTTGATGCCATAAACCATGCCTTGGCCACGATGTCCACTGGAGGGTTCTCCACTAAAAATGCCAGTTTGGCCTATTGGAACGATTCTCCAATAATCCAATACATCATCATTGTTTTTATGTTTTTGGCGGGAAGCAACTTTGTACTCAGTTATTTTGCACTGACCGGCAGAGTGAAGCGTGTTTTTCAAGATGAAGAATTCAAATACTATTTTGGGTTTGTGGCCATCTTTACCATTTTGGCAACGCTGGGCGTTTATTTTAAAGCGGATGTCCCTGTATCGGATTTCCATCCTATGGTTTGGGGCAAGGCGGAAAGTGCCTTTAGGCATACCTTGTTCCAAGTGATAGCTGTGATCACCACAACGGGCTTTGTTTCGGCCGACTTTACTTCGTGGACCCATTTCTTGACCGTTTTCTTTTTCGGTTTGATGTTTCTAGGAGGTTCCGCAGGTTCAACGGCAGGTGGAATCAAGGTGATGCGGCATTTATTGATTATCAAGAACGGTATCCTGGAATTTAAACGTACACTGCACCCCAATGCGGTGATTCCTGTTCGCTACAATCAAAAAACCGTTACGGAGCACATCGTATACAATGTGGTGGCGTTCTTTGTCCTCTACATGTTGCTGTTTATTATCGGCTCTTTGGTGCTTGGTTTTCTAGGGTTGGATTTTGTTTCCGCGGTAGGTGGTTCAGCTTCATCGCTGGGGAACGTTGGGCCCGCTTTGGGCAGTTTGAACCCGGTTAGCAATTATAATAGTCTTCCAGCGGCAGGAAAATGGTGGTGTGCCTTTTTAATGCTTTTAGGGCGTTTGGAACTGTTCACCGTTTTGATTGTGCTTACCCCATACTTCTGGAAAAAGACCTAA
- a CDS encoding pyridoxal phosphate-dependent aminotransferase has translation MSNHLSDRIKNMSTSATLAMAAKARELRNEGKDIIGLSLGEPDFNIPDFIKDAAKQAIDENYSSYTPVDGYAELKTAISNKFKRDNNLDYGANQIVVSTGAKQSLFNVAMVVLNPGDEVILPAPYWVSYSDIVKLAEGVPVEVLTQIDTDFKMTPEQLEAAITPKTRMLWFSSPCNPSGSVYSKEELEGLAEVLKKHPDIYIVSDEIYEHINFTEGGHTSIAGIDGMYERTVTVNGVSKAFAMTGWRIGYIGAPEWIAKGCTKLQGQVTSGANAIAQRAVITALDAPVSKIQFMIDKFHERRDLVLDLLGEIEGFNLNVPEGAFYVFPDISAFFGKTLKGVTINNASDFSLYLLEHANVATVTGEAFGNPNCIRISYAASEKELKEAISRIKAVL, from the coding sequence ATGAGCAACCATCTATCTGACAGGATCAAGAACATGTCCACGTCAGCAACTTTGGCCATGGCAGCCAAAGCACGGGAATTACGAAATGAAGGAAAGGATATCATCGGTCTGAGCTTGGGGGAACCCGACTTCAATATTCCAGATTTTATCAAGGATGCCGCTAAGCAGGCAATTGACGAAAATTATAGCAGCTACACCCCTGTTGATGGTTACGCTGAGCTAAAGACGGCAATTTCCAATAAATTCAAAAGGGATAACAACCTGGATTACGGTGCAAACCAAATTGTGGTTTCCACAGGGGCAAAGCAATCGCTCTTTAATGTGGCCATGGTGGTCCTAAACCCAGGGGACGAAGTTATATTGCCAGCGCCCTATTGGGTAAGCTATAGCGACATTGTAAAATTGGCCGAGGGTGTTCCCGTAGAGGTGCTTACCCAAATCGACACCGATTTTAAAATGACGCCAGAACAGCTGGAAGCCGCCATTACTCCAAAAACAAGAATGCTTTGGTTCAGTTCTCCCTGTAATCCCAGTGGCTCCGTTTACAGTAAGGAAGAGTTGGAAGGTTTGGCAGAGGTATTGAAAAAACATCCTGACATCTATATTGTTTCCGACGAAATCTATGAGCACATCAACTTTACAGAAGGCGGCCATACAAGTATCGCAGGTATTGATGGTATGTACGAAAGAACAGTAACCGTGAACGGTGTATCCAAGGCATTTGCCATGACCGGATGGCGTATCGGTTACATTGGCGCCCCGGAATGGATTGCCAAGGGATGCACTAAATTGCAAGGTCAGGTAACCAGTGGCGCCAACGCCATTGCCCAACGTGCCGTTATCACGGCATTGGACGCCCCCGTGAGCAAAATCCAATTTATGATCGACAAGTTCCACGAAAGAAGGGACCTTGTTCTAGATCTTTTGGGTGAAATAGAAGGATTTAACCTCAACGTTCCCGAGGGTGCGTTTTATGTATTCCCCGATATATCAGCTTTCTTTGGAAAGACCTTAAAGGGCGTCACCATCAACAATGCATCGGATTTTTCACTGTACCTATTGGAACATGCGAATGTGGCCACAGTGACCGGTGAAGCATTCGGAAACCCGAACTGCATCCGTATTTCTTACGCTGCATCAGAAAAAGAACTAAAAGAAGCCATTTCAAGAATAAAGGCTGTACTTTAA